In Patagioenas fasciata isolate bPatFas1 chromosome 2, bPatFas1.hap1, whole genome shotgun sequence, a single window of DNA contains:
- the TUBB6 gene encoding tubulin beta-6 chain yields the protein MREIVHIQAGQCGNQIGTKFWEVISDEHGIDPAGGYVGDSALQLERINVYYNESSSQKFVPRAVLVDLEPGTMDSVRSGPFGQLFRPDNFIFGQTGAGNNWAKGHYTEGAELVDSVLDVVRKECEHCDCLQGFQLTHSLGGGTGSGMGTLLISKIREEYPDRIMNTFSVMPSPKVSDTVVEPYNATLSVHQLVENTDETYCIDNEALYDICFRTLKLTTPTYGDLNHLVSATMSGVTTSLRFPGQLNADLRKLAVNMVPFPRLHFFMPGFAPLTARGSQQYRALTVPELTQQMFDAKNMMAACDPRHGRYLTVATVFRGPMSMKEVDEQMLAIQNKNSSYFVEWIPNNVKVAVCDIPPRGLKMSSTFIGNSTAIQELFKRISEQFSAMFRRKAFLHWFTGEGMDEMEFTEAESNMNDLVSEYQQYQEATANDGEEAFEDDEEEINE from the exons ATGAGGGAGATCGTGCACATCCAGGCGGGACAGTGCGGGAACCAGATCGGGACCAAG TTTTGGGAAGTGATAAGTGATGAGCATGGCATTGACCCAGCCGGAGGCTATGTCGGTGACTCAGCGCTGCAGCTGGAGAGGATCAATGTCTACTATAACGAATCATCGT CCCAGAAATTTGTACCAAGAGCAGTCTTAGTGGACTTGGAGCCGGGAACCATGGATAGTGTGCGATCTGGTCCTTTTGGTCAGCTCTTTCGGCCTGATAATTTCATCTTTG GACAAACTGGTGCAGGAAACAACTGGGCTAAAGGACACTATACAGAAGGGGCAGAGTTGGTTGATTCCGTACTTGATGTAGTAAGAAAAGAGTGTGAACACTGCGATTGCTTGCAAGGATTTCAGCTCACTCATTCCCTGGGAGGAGGGACAGGGTCTGGCATGGGAACCCTACTCATCAGCAAGATACGAGAGGAATACCCTGACAGGATAATGAATACCTTTAGTGTCATGCCTTCTCCAAAGGTTTCTGATACAGTGGTGGAGCCTTATAATGCTACACTCTCGGTCCACCAGCTGGTTGAAAATACAGATGAAACCTACTGCATTGACAATGAAGCTTTGTATGACATTTGCTTCCGCACGCTGAAGCTCACCACTCCAACATATGGTGATTTAAACCATTTGGTTTCTGCCACCATGAGCGGGGTGACTACATCCCTGCGGTTTCCAGGCCAACTAAATGCTGACCTCCGGAAGCTGGCAGTAAATATGGTCCCTTTCCCACGCCTTCATTTTTTCATGCCAGGCTTTGCTCCTCTGACAGCCCGAGGCAGCCAGCAATACCGAGCACTCACTGTTCCAGAGCTCACCCAGCAGATGTTTGATGCCAAAAATATGATGGCAGCCTGTGACCCAAGACATGGGCGATATTTGACAGTGGCTACTGTCTTCCGTGGTCCCATGTCCATGAAGGAGGTCGATGAGCAGATGTTGGCCATCCAGAACAAGAACAGCAGTTACTTTGTGGAGTGGATCCCAAACAATGTCAAGGTGGCAGTGTGCGACATACCTCCTCGTGGCCTCAAGATGTCTTCCACATTCATTGGCAACAGTACTGCTATTCAAGAGCTCTTCAAGAGGATCTCAGAGCAGTTTTCGGCCATGTTCAGGAGAAAGGCCTTTCTCCACTGGTTCACAGGAGAAGGAATGGATGAAATGGAGTTTACAGAAGCAGAAAGCAACATGAATGATCTGGTTTCAGAGTATCAGCAATACCAAGAAGCAACAGCAAATGACGGAGAGGAAGCATTtgaagatgatgaagaagaaATCAATGAGTAA